The following proteins come from a genomic window of Salvia hispanica cultivar TCC Black 2014 chromosome 4, UniMelb_Shisp_WGS_1.0, whole genome shotgun sequence:
- the LOC125220082 gene encoding protein SHORT-ROOT-like, producing the protein MDANPKFLNPRGDMQPSTTTTSSSDSAAEGGGEAKWAAKLLRECAAAMSQKDSGKMHHLLWMLNELASPYGDPDQKIAAYFLQALFCKATDSGRRCYKTLASVAERSHSFDSSRKLILKFQEVSPWTTFGHVASNGATLEAFEGEPNLHIIDVSTTLCTQWPTLLEALATRTDDTPRLRLTVVAATAAVKSAMKEITPRIEKFARLMGVPFELSVVADLSKDSLTVREGEAVAVNCVGALSPNLIETMKWVNPKVVTVVEEEADFSSNRDDFVECFEECLRFHTVYFDMLEESFAATSNEKLMLERECLRSIVRVLACDGDDKVEEHERERGRQWSERLREAGFSAVAHSEDVVDDVRALLKRYRAGWSLVAAAEDDQTGIFLAWKEEPVVWASVWKPSK; encoded by the coding sequence ATGGATGCCAATCCCAAATTCCTCAACCCTAGAGGAGACATGCAGCCGagcaccaccaccacctcctcctcGGACTCGGCCGCGGAGGGCGGCGGTGAGGCCAAGTGGGCGGCGAAGCTCCTCCGCGAGTGCGCGGCGGCGATGTCGCAAAAGGACTCCGGCAAGATGCACCACCTCCTGTGGATGCTGAACGAGCTGGCCTCCCCCTACGGCGACCCCGACCAGAAGATCGCCGCCTACTTCCTCCAAGCCCTCTTCTGCAAGGCCACCGACTCCGGCCGCCGCTGCTacaaaaccctagcctccGTGGCGGAGCGGAGCCACTCGTTTGACTCATCAAGAAAACTAATCCTGAAATTCCAAGAGGTCAGCCCGTGGACCACATTCGGCCACGTGGCGTCCAACGGCGCCACGCTGGAGGCCTTCGAGGGCGAGCCCAACCTCCACATCATCGACGTCAGCACCACCCTCTGCACCCAGTGGCCCACCCTTCTAGAAGCCCTCGCCACCCGCACCGACGACACCCCCCGCCTCCGCCTCACCGTCgtcgccgccaccgccgccgttAAATCCGCCATGAAGGAGATCACCCCGCGGATCGAGAAATTCGCCAGGCTCATGGGCGTCCCCTTCGAGCTCTCCGTCGTCGCCGATCTCAGCAAGGACTCTCTAACAGTCCGCGAGGGAGAGGCCGTGGCGGTGAACTGCGTGGGCGCGCTGAGCCCTAATTTGATTGAGACGATGAAATGGGTAAACCCTAAGGTGGTGACGGTGGTGGAAGAAGAGGCGGATTTCTCGAGCAATAGGGACGATTTCGTGGAGTGCTTCGAGGAGTGCCTGAGGTTCCACACGGTGTATTTCGACATGCTGGAGGAGAGCTTCGCGGCGACGAGCAACGAGAAGCTGATGCTGGAGAGGGAGTGCCTGAGGAGCATAGTTAGGGTTTTGGCGTGTGATGGTGATGATAAAGTGGAGGAGCATGAGAGGGAGAGGGGGAGGCAGTGGTCGGAGAGGCTCCGGGAGGCGGGATTCTCTGCGGTGGCGCACAGCGAGGACGTGGTGGACGACGTGAGGGCGCTGCTGAAGAGATACAGGGCGGGGTGGTCGTTGGTGGCGGCGGCCGAGGATGATCAGACTGGGATTTTTTTGGCATGGAAAGAGGAACCTGTAGTATGGGCATCGGTATGGAAACCATCAAAATGA